The genomic region GGTGTAGATGTGGCTATAGAGGCACTTGGTAAGGCGTTAACATTTTCCCAGTGCGCCAAGAGCGTGCGTGATGGAGGCAAAGCTGTTATGATCGGGCTTGCTGCAACGAACGTAATGGGAGAGGTTGATATAACCCGTCTTGTCCGACGACAGGTATGCAATTGATTCCTTGTTCATCCTTCTGTATTGTGGTTCCTTGTCCATCCGCTCATGTTTATTTGGAACCAGGTGAAAATCATTGGCTCATATGGCGCAAGGGCTAGGCAAGACCTTCCTCAGATAGTGAAGCTCGCGGAGAGTGGTGCCTTCAATCTCCAAAACACCATATCAAGGAAATGCAAATTTGAGGAGGCGAATGGCGCCTATGAGGATCTCAATCAGGGCAAGATCGTAGGACGAGCTGTGGTTGAGATCATGGAGTGATGACGGACAAGGTAATCAATCCTGTGGTTCCAAGTCTGGGTCACACAACAATAAAGTTTTGCGTGCTCTTTCACAGCATTGTCAAAATCTGTAGATGACCAAACTgcattgtgtgtgtgtgtgtgtgtgtgtgtgacagTGTGTTGTTGGAATTAACATTTGCCCTTAAATTATGTCTGTACACGCCCAAGGGCTGGTGTCTATAGGAGTCCAATCCTGTTAGGTCCTAACAGGATTGGACTCCTATAGACACCAGCCCTTGGGTGTGTACAAAGAAGGCACAAGTTGTCTAACACAACCAGTTCCTGAGCCTACTCCGATAAACAACTGCGGTTAGGAACTGTTAGGCCACCTTACCCATCATCATTCGGAAAACAACGCAACAAAATGATTCCACAAACTAACCGTCAACTCTGGAAGCAATAAATGAAAACCATAAGGGGAAAAAACATCCTGAACAATTCTGGGACAAGGGTGAAGGGACAAAGGAATGCCAACCCTGTTTACACTACAACATAGCCAAAAGCATCAGCTACAAAACTTTACCAAGGCCTGTGTACTTTGATCACATATCATCTGATTGAAAACACCAGCCAAAAAATTCCCTAAAACATGGAACATACATGGACATGAACTAGAGCCTCTACGATAGTATGGGCGCACTTGACTGGATCCTTGGGTGCTTGCTAAGAAAACATGCTTTATGTGCAGATACGCCCATATCTGTCTGCTTATTTTGGCCTTCTCCCACTTGGTTTGCAGTTTTTTCCAGCTCTACTTGCTTCATCCTGTCCTGATTCAGTGTTCTGGCATTTTGGGTAACATGGGCAGTCAACAGATCACTCTTTTCATCCACTTTTCCGCTATTGTCACATTCAGTTTGGCCCCTGTCAACTGATGTGCTTTTGTTGAATACTCGACACCACACCATCTGCCCACCATCTTTGCTTAGGCTGGTACTAGGCTTCTCACATATCTCACAACCAAAAAAACATTGTCAACCACCATTCACAAAACAAGGAACCACTTCCATAACCAACCAAAATCATCGACACCTAGGTCTCAAAATGAAGAAACATCTGTATGTGGTTGCAAAATGTGAATCACTAGCATGTAAGATCAATTATCATCCAACAAAACCAGGCCATGGCATGAATGTACAATCAGTTTCCTACTCTGTTAGGACAATACCGCATGACCTAATTCGTTCCTAAAAAGAGCAAAAAGAAATAGTCAGCAGATCAGCCAACAGTTTCCCCAACTGGTTAGAAGCTGCCGTCAACCAGGTGCCCCTGCAATGCCTCAGCGAACCAAATCATGCTTGCCAATGCCAGGTGATTGCTCGTCTGATTACTTTGGCATAATACGACAGATGTCTCAAGCTTTTATCTTCTCATAGAAAAGAAGGAAAGCCTCGTGCTTGAGAACATCATCTAGAGAGATATTTCTGATTCTTATATCATTTGCTTGAAACCAAGAGGAAGAGCTGCTGCTCAGCTCCTTCTCACTGACAATCCTGCTTCCTCTCACATAAGCGACAAAGTGCCCCGGCGTTACGGTCCTCCCGAGATGCTCAATGACACCAACTAGACGATATCTGGCATCATCTTTGTCTGTAGACCTGAAAATTTGCAAAATAAGAATTTCAAAAGGTCAAGCGAATGAAATGTTAGATTAGCTATCAACATCACTAACAAGAAAACACTATCGGATTAACAGTTTTGACATATACCAAGTGACTAAACAGTACTGCTCTGATCCCGACACACAAAAACAGAATTAGTGTAACACAGTACAGTTGTATTAATAGTGAATTCAATTCATTTTTGATGTGCACAAAAAGGGAAAAATAAATCCTTACACCGTGTCCAGCAGTTTAACCATAATTTACCCAAAACACTTTCTTTGCATTGTTCTGCACTGTTCGCAGAGTGAAGTTTAAACATGGATATGGGGATGGGTAAGCTGCTGAAGATGTCGCATATGGCATCTGTGTGAGACCCAACACCAGTCAGGCAGTCAACACAATTCAATTAGACTTCCAATCAGCATGCAATGGAAGTACCAGATGATAGTTGCATATTGCCCCATTTTCACAGTGCAGCCAGATACTAAAAAAAGCATGTGACTATACTATTATAGAAATCTTTGTTCTGTGCCATTCAAAAATAATTCAAACCTTTTCACCACTGCTGATCTTTTTGTGCATATAATACAGAGACCACACTTGGGTCACCAGGAGTGACAAAACCCCAGCAGAAACAACACAGAAAACAAAAGAAAACCCAAGTAGCACGAGATAAGGTGAAAAATTATTAAGAACTCAAACAATTTTACTTCTAGCACTACTCCAGGACATGAATGACAACAGGAAATTCTTTTAGTGACATAAAAGTACCTCCCAAATCAGCAAAATTGAAACATGCAGTCTAAACAACTCTTTGAACTAAATAACATATCTTCTTCGAACTTCCCTAAAGATGCTAAACAAACTATGAAATAAAAAAGATAGCTATTGAAAATCGAAAGTTCGACTGCACAGAATGACAGAAGTATTCAACTATTAATTATTGCTGTTAAAATCGATCTGTTGGTACCTGGGGTCCAGATATTCTCCTACATCAATATTTTCCTCGAACTTCACATGCCCCACTCTCTTATCATTGATATTGAATCTGAGCACATGAATAGTTAATACTGGTGGCAGCTTGCTAAGACAAAGTGTTACATATGCATGTCCACCCGAATTGATGTTTGCCACTATCTGCCCACCATCTTTGCTTCGGCTGGTGCTAGGCTTCTCACAGATTTCGCAGCGGTTTTGTACCTTCACTTTTCTAAAATAATATTTAATGCACTGCTTAACTGATGTGAGAGAGACAGCTGCCTTCTTTTCTTCTGCAAAACAACAATTTTCATCCAGAAAAAAAGTTAACATCTACGAGTTTTTCAGAACCTCAATCCTCCACATTAGAAGTAACTTCTCCGAGAATGCCTGAGAAACTGCTGACCTAACAGACCAGGTTGAGTGAAATAAAGACAAGAATTCAACACCGGTAAGCTATGTTCGAATGGCAATCCAAATTACCACACTACGATAGAACAGCTTCTCCAGTTCAGACTGCTCAAACATCCCCAACTGTTTTATGTGGTCATACTGAACTGTCATTTCTCCAACACATGCATAGAAGTAGTGCTTTAACAACTCCCAAAATTTAGGTACTAGGTAGTGGTCAAGAGTCAAAACTCGTCTCTGAGAAATGAAATGTTTCCTTATATTGAGCAAAAGCAGTTACCATCCATATGACACAGCCGTTTATACCATTCGTTCCTAAATAGACTTATGCTCTGGGGTGCCACCCCATATATGCAGATCTGTTAACCAATTTTTGGCAGACAAGTTGATTAGGTACAGGAGCATGTAAGCTTACCCTCCTTCTGAATTCGTCGGCATTGTTTTATAGCTGGGACACTTCTGCTTGGATGCTTCTTACTAGGTGGCAATGGCAGTGAGAGCTCATAGAATTCTTCGTCCTTGCCTGCAGTGTTCAGGCAGCGACTGCAGGTCCACATAACAGACACCTCGCCCTTGAAAATGGAATCGACAACTGTGGGAACATCATCCTTTCTCACATCAGGAAGCTTCTTCTTCCGTTCCTCATCGATCAACCCATTGCGCACATGGACCAGAAGTTCTTGGCAGTCTTGGTGATCAGTGGTCCTGTACCCCGCATCCAATAGGCATATACTTTCCATGAGTCTCCGTGTGTTCAGAAATGCTCCTGCATCATTCCCAGACCTCGTCTCCAAAAAGAGCTCCTTCAGCGCAACACCGAGGGGCCCTGCTGGAGCACGAGGTCCTAGCATCGACATCCACAGATCGTCAAGCGCAAGGAGGCACTGCACCAGTGCATTGACGTAGCATTTGGCTCTGAAGTTCGGCATCCCTCTGACAGCATAGCCATGGTTATGGGAACGCGCTGCTAAGGCGATCACCTTGAGGCTCAAGCTGTGGGCACACTGGAAGCAGTAAGCAGCATCGGGTTGGTCTATCCACAGCGCAACTGGATGGCAAGCTGATTTGGCATGGAGCTGCGCATGCCCGATTGGTCCATCCTCATTGCTCGCCAGTCCGGCGCAGAAACACTGGCTGCAGCCCGAGCACATCACGAAGCGAGGGTTTAGGAGAGCCGGATTCCCAGCAACGGCCTCACGCCGGCAGTCCACGCACTGTGGGTGGCCCTTCAAGCCCTCGATAGTTTCTAAGAACTGGTGCATCTCCATTGTATCATAGTGGAAATCCTCGCACTCTTTGCTGCCGGCGTAGTCAGTGACGACATCGGTTTTCTGGGATGCTGCCGCGTCGCCGCGCACAGAATACCTGGGCTGCAGGAGCGGGGCTTTGCCTGAGCTCGTGCCCTTCTTCGCCGCCCTCGCTCCCTTCTCCTCCTTCCCCATCGCGTAGACTGGAATCGGATGAAAGATGGAAGAAAGGAATCGCGTCAAAAGCCAATAAGCCATGAAATGCAGGAAGAAGAGAAAAAGCCATCAGAAGAAGATGTCATGGGTAGGGGTAGGACCAAGAAATGCCAGACAAGAAAACCACGCATCCTGGAGAGGATCACGCACCGCGCGCCCATAGAGAATCAATAAGTGCAAATAAAAATGAAAAGCACTGCCCAGCCCGAGAAGTCGTTTTGGCGAGGCCCGCCCGCCGTACAAGGAAACGTCAAAGAAGCCGGGACGCGGCAGGCCGGGAAACCCACCAAGACAAGAACCGCACGCACGCACGCTCTAGCAGGGACCAAGAAGAACACCGCGCGCAGCAGCTGCAGCTGCACCGACTACGACGTACGTCGACAACAGAGAAGTATTCGAATTCCAACGCAGTGGTGAGGAAGGAAGACGAAGCAGCAGCAGGGGAAACCAACCGACCAAGAAGCCGCATGTTCTGGCGAGGAGCAGTCAGAACAAGAGCAAGAGCAGCGGAATCGGACGGTAAGAAAAAAAGGCCATGTGGAATGCGGGAGGACATCTACCTCGGTTCGGGCGGGGCACGGGGGAGCGGCGGGAATGGCGTTCGCGGTCGCGGCTAGGCCTTGGTAGCGTTGGGACGGTGGTCGATGAGCTGGCTGGCCCTGTTCGAGTCCACGCAGAACTGGACTTTGGACCAACCGAAATAGGGCCCATAAGAAAAAAAGGCCGAGTAATAGGCTGCTCCCGGCCCGACAAACTTCATTCAATCATAAGAATCGGGAGTGAGAAGTTGAGAGTTTTCCACTTAGAATAAGGCATATTTGGTAAGTGGTAACTCAATATTTTCTTCGCCATGTGGGGGATGCCCCTACTCGTACATTGTCCTAGCTAGCGACAAGGTTCACCTGAAGAGCTGGTAAACCTTGTATATCCTCTCCTAGTTCAAAATCCACACACTCGATAGTGACTCTAACGCAGATATGTAAGATCTGTCCATGCTTGCATAGATCATAAAAATATTGCAGTTCATATATACATTATAAAATCAATATCTGTTCATGAAGAATAAAAGGTTAAAGTTTGCACTCTTTTTCCCTCTGTGACTTTACTTTTTACTCGAAAGATTCTCACACAAGATATTTAGTGAGACAACATTTACAATACAATTAGCGAATGTGGTGTGCACTTTTCTTTGAGCACCGTTTTTTGTCACAGAATTTTTGGATGGAGTTTTTAATGAGACATGTGCATATCGTGATAATCGTTCAAGAGAGTGTTGTAAAACATACAAACTCTAGCCTAGAAAAAAAAGGAACCATAATAGGATTATGGTTTGTATCTAGTATGTTTTATATGTATGTGAGATCTTACCGACTCTTAGATCTTGCATAACTAATACTCTTGATGAGAATGTTTAAGGAGAAAAACAATCCAGTACAGAGGATCAATTCTTCGGAAAATGCAATCAATATACTTTTCGGAGAACAGACGAAATGGGCTTCACCATCCGAAGGAATTTAGACAAAGATTGCAAGAGCTGCTGCTCAGGTCCTCCTCCCTCTCACATAAGCCATTCAAGGAAATGATACAGCAGGTTAACAGCATTCCTCCAGTTGAGAAACAACAAGACATGTATGTTCACAAGACAGCAACAAAACATGTACAGCAGCAGATGATCTCTGAAGCCCTCACAACCTACGAATGATCTGTCGCTTCC from Zea mays cultivar B73 chromosome 6, Zm-B73-REFERENCE-NAM-5.0, whole genome shotgun sequence harbors:
- the LOC103628953 gene encoding ubiquitin carboxyl-terminal hydrolase 2, whose amino-acid sequence is MAYWLLTRFLSSIFHPIPVYAMGKEEKGARAAKKGTSSGKAPLLQPRYSVRGDAAASQKTDVVTDYAGSKECEDFHYDTMEMHQFLETIEGLKGHPQCVDCRREAVAGNPALLNPRFVMCSGCSQCFCAGLASNEDGPIGHAQLHAKSACHPVALWIDQPDAAYCFQCAHSLSLKVIALAARSHNHGYAVRGMPNFRAKCYVNALVQCLLALDDLWMSMLGPRAPAGPLGVALKELFLETRSGNDAGAFLNTRRLMESICLLDAGYRTTDHQDCQELLVHVRNGLIDEERKKKLPDVRKDDVPTVVDSIFKGEVSVMWTCSRCLNTAGKDEEFYELSLPLPPSKKHPSRSVPAIKQCRRIQKEEEKKAAVSLTSVKQCIKYYFRKVKVQNRCEICEKPSTSRSKDGGQIVANINSGGHAYVTLCLSKLPPVLTIHVLRFNINDKRVGHVKFEENIDVGEYLDPRSTDKDDARYRLVGVIEHLGRTVTPGHFVAYVRGSRIVSEKELSSSSSSWFQANDIRIRNISLDDVLKHEAFLLFYEKIKA